Within Ovis aries strain OAR_USU_Benz2616 breed Rambouillet chromosome 3, ARS-UI_Ramb_v3.0, whole genome shotgun sequence, the genomic segment TATCTGGTCTGCCCCTGGTTGATCCTCTCTTGTTGCCTGTGAGCTCTTTGAGAGGAAGGATGAAGCCTTATTCTGTCTTTATACACCTTGCCAGGGCCTGTCCCTGACTGAGTGACACCATGTAGACTCTCAGATTGTATCTGGATGATGTGGCAGAAGGGACAAACAGCTTACCAGGCTCTGTCTACCCTGCTTCTTCCTCATCTTGCCCCTAGGAAGGTGAGTCTATCCTCATCTGggttgtgattttttaaaaactctccttGGCTCTCTAGCCACTATTAAGTTTGCTTGCCCCCCACCACTTAGACCCCAGGCAGAGATGTCTTTGGACCGAAGTCCTCTTTTTACATATTGAagttttttaaatactgtttttaaatttaaaaattgctttgaaTGTTCCATCCTTGACTTTTGACTGACTTATTTCCCTCACTTGCTACAAAGACCTGTAGGTAAGACCTTGACCCAGATTACCTACTTTGGTTTCTCAGGTCCCAGAAGTGACCACccgcgccgcccccccccccccactgcctCCATAACAATGGGAGGTCTAGACACCTGGGAGAAAGGTTTGCATCACAAACCCAGACACATTTCTATCTGTGGTGGGAACAGCCAAGTCTGGCTCCCGGTAAGAGATTAAGGAAGGGTGGTGTTGAAAAGTAGCTTCAAGGGCTAGGCTGTtaaaaggggtggggagggacttgCAGAGATGGCCAGAGATGGTCGACTGTTTGCTAGAGGAGTGCTTTTGAAACCTGGACTGCCAGGACTAAAAGGACACCTTAGCATGGCCACTTGGCTCTCTTTAGAGATGTTGCTCCAAGGTAATTTCCTTCAGAGAAAGATAAGGATACAGACAGAGAGGTGGCGTCAGAGAGGATGAACGCCAAGTGTGGGGGTGGCTAGAAGCCCTAGGGCACCAAAGCAGAAGAGGAGTGGGCAGCAAGAGTCCCTGTTCCCCTGAGTCAGCACTCTCTGGCCCCCCAGAGGCTGGACTCAGTTCTCTACTCGTGATGTATATAGATTAACTCATCTTCTATACAAATAAATCTCTCAGCACCTTCCCTGCAGCACCTTTCGTAGCCTAGCTTACCCTCCCCATGTCAGGACTTGTCCCCCTTCTTCCTGCTCCCCTCCATTCCAATTAGCAGATGGAGACGGAGATTTCACTTCatacttcctcctcctctcaccACCTCAGCCCCTGCCCTAGACATGGCTCCCTTCCACAGAAACTCCATCAGCCACTAGCCTTCTGGGGGCTATCTATTTATGTTAAGATCTACAGAGGGGTAAGGTATACCCCCAACCGTGTGCAAAGACCAAGGTTTGGTTTACTGCTCCTCCTCTCAGCTCCTTCTCAGCTGCGTTCTCAGTCTCTAACCCTACTCACTATCACTAGCTCAACTTGAACTTAAGTGACCTGATTTGGGGCAGTTCTGAGCTTAGAGGGAGAGTTAACTCCCCAATTCCGCTCAGACCCTTTCCCCTGGAATCAGTGGTCAAGATTTTTCACATTCACACTCCTCATGGGAAAGTAGGCCTGCTCACTTAAGAAGGGCAGCAGATGTTATGACCTTTTCCTGGACAATAATCCTTTAAAGgtagaaaaaggagagaggacaaaatagattgccagtcccaATCTCCATACCTATACCTCCAATGGTCCTGAAGGGGAAGGGAAAATGCCGTCTCACTTAGCCCTGTTttaggacccagcacagaaatGGACAGTGTGCTTGTGCGTTAAGTGCCTATATTCTTGGTTATATCTAAGTCTTTATGTGGGGCCATCAAGGGGGAAAGCTCAGTGTTGGCACAGGAAATCCCACCTGTGTCATACCTACCTAAACCCTATCTACTTGGATAAGAACTTGGAGTCACTTAGTTTTGCTGTCTCCCTTCTGGTTCTCACCAGCTAGTCTGTGAAAGGCAAATCAGTGAAGTCTGGTCCTTCTGTATCCCCAGGTGGGGAATGTGGAAGGTTGTCTCTCTGGGGAAACTACTTCCCACTGGAAAAgtagggggtggaggtgggggatagggcttagcctcagttttctcttcactTTAATCCCCTCTGAGGTTGGAGGTGATACACTTCAACACTTCCAGGTTACTCACACTCAAGTACAGCTCTGATTCCTATACTCCCAAGTGAGTCTGGGTGCCAGCACCATGGACAGCGGCTGAGACCCCTTCTGGAGAGGGATTGGGGAGGACCATTTCCTGGGCAAGGATATGTGACCTGTAATAGAGAAGCATTACCAAAACACCCCCAGGGAGAAGACAAAGCAGAGCCTTCCTTGAGAGGAGGACCAATAATAGGAGAGGTCTCTGGATCTGACTTAAGCAATGTTATgaagtaattattttaattgctgATGAATAGTTCACGTAAAAGACACCATCCTTCATATAACACACAGCCCCAAGGCCGCAAGAAAAAGGGACCAGGCATCATGCTGGCAtcttcatcagtccttcccaaaCCTTTTTCAGCCCTCTACACGCCTGCCTCCAAGCACAAGATATTCCAGTTAATATCAACTAGCTGGGGCACACCAGGATCAGACCTGTGGCCCTGAACAAGGGAGCTTAAACTGGGGCTGGAGACTCATAACCCTGGGAGAGTCTGTCTGTCTCACTCCAAACGAGTCCAAATTCACTTCACACCACTTTTCCTGGTAAGCACATTACCTAGTAGGGATTGATAGAACCTGCAAGATTCCCTGAACAAGGACTGCTCCTGTTTAGGGGATTGGAGGAGCTCTCATTCTTGCAAATAACCACCATCCTTCACATTTGCAATGTCTATTTCCCCTcaaattttctgtatctattatGATACTTAACACAAATTTCCAAGACTCTGTGTAACTCCAGTTGAAAAACACTTTGGAATTTGTAAATCAgctattatttgaaataaatgcaCCATCAACTAGTCTAGAAATCTTTTTATGCCATCACTGATTTTCCCTACAATGGCATTCAACCTGTCCCTCATTTATCCTCAATCCAGCCCTATGAGGTAGACAGGAAAACCACGGTGGggagatttttttctaaatcacaCAACACCCAGGTTATCAGGTCCACCCCTGAGATGCTTCTGAGCACTGCCACCTAGCAGCCAATGTGAATTATTCACCACCAAGTGGGAGTTACACCTCCAACTCAGAAACCACTCCTGCATTTGGGATTTGCAACCTCTGCAAAGAAACTTCCCCACCCCTCCAGAAAACCCCCGGATGAGAAAGGAGTCTCCATGTGCATATAAATGATTCTTTATGCCCTTCCCCCCATGCAGTGGGGGGAGAGGTGGAGCACAGGGAAGTACCCCCGCCCTCATGCAGGGAACGGGAGGTCAATGTATACTAGTCTTATTGCCAGCTGCCCTGTGGCCATGGGGTAGGGAATGGGGGGGTCTACAGCCCCTTTCTTCTGGCATTGGTCCCCCTTCACCAAGTCACCATAGTGGAGCTGGGGGGCTGGAGGCCCTAGGAGCTGAGGTAAGGACGGTTCTCTAGGGAAGAAATGATGCTCTCCCCACCTATCCACTGGTTGCCCCAGGATGAGTGTGAGGGGCTGTCAGTGGGGGCTGGAATGTATCCAGGTGTCTCTACCCAGTGGGCAGTAGAGGCCAGACAATGTCTCCAGCTTGAAGCTGTCCACAGAGATCCTCACTGGTGGAGGCAGTGTGCCCCAAACACCTTGTCCAGGTGGTACCTCCAGCAGCCATGACAGCTTATCTCTGGCCGATGCATTGACTCAACATCcccactcctggagttcagaCCGTGGTGACCCTCATGACCACCTCACGGCCAGAATTGGAACTGGAACGGGCATCTGGTGGCCGCAGCTGTCCAAGGAGATGCAGGATTGTGTAGCCACAGCGCTGAGGCAAGAGCGTCCGCATGCGCTGGGCCGCCGGGGGGCGGCTGGTGGCCCCAGTAGGGGGGCCCGTCCGTGAGGTCCTGGGGCCCGGCTTCCCTGCCGTCCCTCCCCCTGCATCTCCTCCTATGTCCTTGGTCTTGTCATAATTCAGGACCTTCCACTGCTGGTTTACTGCCTGCCAGCGCTTGAAGATACGGTAGACGGAGGAACCTTCATGGACGATGAGGCCTGAGCAAGAGGATAAGAAGTCCAGAGTCAATGCTGCCCAGACCTAGAACCAGAGGTACTTAAGCCAACATTTCTCCAGGGGGGGTGGAGATAGCGTTGCAAAGGGCCAGGAgaagcagggaagggaaggacACCAGGATTGCCCTAAAGGTTCTCAATGGTAGAAAACGTAGCCATGAAACTGAGGGAATGGGCAGGGAAAGTGAAGTGTGTCAGTTGGAGGAAGATGCTGAgcaggtgagagagagagaggtgccCTCACCTATGCAGACGACATCCATGAAGCCGTACATGCCATAGCAGATCTGAAAGAGCAGATCTTGCCGTTGCCACTTGGCTGAAGGGCTAAGTGAGGACCAGATGAGCCAGGAGATGCTGGCGACGAGGAAGAGTGAGCCCAGAACTATGGCTGCAATCTGGACCTTCTCGATGACAGTCAGGGAGATGGCCTGCCACTGTATGGGAGAAAAGGCTCCAAAAAGTCACAGAAAGAGATGGAAAGCCAGGTTAGGGTTGCCCTTAATAGGAGGATGCACCAGGAGCCTTCCTACCTGAAACCCTTCAGGTAGGACTAATAATCTGTCTTCTCTGTGCCTTGATCAAGTCTAGAATGTGGTACTTCTTATATTGTTTGAGACCATTTCCTGTCTTATTTTAGAAAGGCATGACAGACAACTGCTCTGAAATCACATCATCTAGGATCTGAATTCCAAATCCTCACTCACTTTCTGGCTGAGTAACTTCgggcaagttttaaaatttacttgtgCATCAATGTCCTCACTGACTTAAAATGCAGATACTAATGGTACATAATTACTAGGATTAAAAGAGTTAATACACACCAAGAACTTGACACATAGATCACTCTACATGTATGCTTCCAGCAGTAACAGCAGCGCCACTGCCTTTTCATCTTTTGTtgtcccagggcctggcacacaggtgGCGCCCAATAAATGTCTTTGTGAGTAAACGAAGGAAGGGAGATTATAGACAGAAGATTATGATAATGGAGGATAGGGTGACTTTGAAGCaagagtaaatgaatgaaataagccaCCTGGAAGGTCCCTGATTCTAATTACTGAAAGGCCCTTGCCCCAGTCTCAGAGTGCTCCCCTTATACCTCACCTGCAAGGGGTTCTTGGTGCTGATTGCCAGGACCTGGTACTTGAAGTAGCAGAGCTCACAGCTCCAGGAGCCCCTCTCGCTGATCCAGCGGATGAGGCAGGGCTGGTGAGTGCAGCGCACTGAGCCATCGCAACGGCAGGGGCTCAGGAGCTCCCCCTGGAGGAAGAGTAAGGAGAGTCCCTGTCAGCTATCGCCACCCGACCACAGTCCTCTCCACTCCTGAGAGAGAAACCTCTTCTCCAGGtgtctaccttaaaaaaaaaaaaaaaaaaaaaatcaggccttTCAACCAAAACAAAGCAAGACGCTAAGGCTACaagcccaaaagaaaaaaatttagagtTCAAGGTAAACTTCCCGGACCCAATAGAAGAGACAAgagaagggatggggaggggggagttGGCTGGTAAATACTGGGTCTTCTCTGTTCCTAGAGTTTGAGGAGGGTGCTCCTAAAGGTTTCCCAAATGGAGGGCCACCCCTTAGGATCTGGAGAAACAGAAGTGCGAGCTTCTGAGCCATGCCTTCCTAACCCATTCCATCACTGTAAAGTGTTTCACAGATGTGGTGCAGACTGGGATAGGTTACAGTCCTCAGTTTCCAAGAATCAGAAAGGAAGATATCCTAAGGGTGGGAGTGGAGGCTGTTCCCCTTTAATCAAGTAATTTCTCAAGACAGGAAGAGACACCCCCTTGGTACTATCCCAGGACAACTTTGTCCATAACATTTAAACAAAGAATATTCTTTGCAATGAGAAAGTTGTGGAATGGGAAGTGAAGAAAAGTGCCCCATGGAGAGAACTACTGAGGGAGGCGAGGGCACCGGTTGGGCGCCTCCTTTCAAGGTGGGAACAGAAGCATTTCTCCTGTCTGCCCACCTCCCGGCCCTCAGCCTACAGAGACCCTGGAGTAAGAGAAGTGGGGGAGAAAGGCTGTCTCGGTTAAGCCGAGAGGATTTGGGGCCCCCCCAGGAGAAAGCCCCACCCCTTCCTGGAGACCCCTGATCCGCCTCCACCCCAAATCTGCGCTCCTGGAGTCTTCAGCCAAGCCCCCCAACCTCACTCCATTTCCACCCCAGGTCCCTGGGTCCCGCCCTGCCtcctcaggccccgccccctgctcCCGGTCTCCCCGGACGCCCCAGGTGcgcgcccccacccctccccgccccgccagGTGCCCGGGCCTGACCTGCTCAGGGCCTTGGAAGCAGATTCGGCACTGAGGGGTTCGGAGCCCGCTGTCCAGGCTGCTGCTGAGCGACAGGGCGTCCAGAGCgcccgggggcggcggcggcggcgcgggcggcggcgggggtCCGGCCCGCGGCTCCTTGTCGCCGGCCAGGCCCCGGGCTCTCGGCTCTGACCCGTAGTACTCCTCTTCGTCTCCGTCGCCGTCCCGGGCCGAGCAGCCGGCGAAGGGTGCCCAGCCGCAgccgcctcccccgcccccccgggGCTGCGGCTCGGCCCGGGGCCGCCCCCCGCCCGTCAGCACCAGCAGCTTCAGCTCGTTCAGGAACATGCGGAGCCGAGACTTGAGCATCGTCCGGgcgccggggggcggggggcggcgtgCAAGGGGGGCTCTCAGGCGgcggggggaagggagaggacaaGGCCGGGAAGGGGGCGCGCGCTGGAGAGGCAAGCCCGGCTGAGGTCTACGGGGCCTGCGAGAACCGTTCACTGCTGCCACCGCCGGGACTCCGGGGTTTGCGGGGCGAGAGGGCTGGCGGCCCGGGGGCGGCGGGGCAGGCAGCCATggccggggcagggggcggggtgggggtgggctcaGGGTGCCGCGCCCCGCGGGTCCGGGTCCGGAGCGGGCCGGGCCCCCGGGGTTACGAGCCCCGGCCCTCCTGCGCCGGGGCCGCCCCCCATCGCAGTCCTCCTGGCCCCAGTCCCGCTCCGGCTCCGGCTCCGGCTCGGCCCGTGCGCTCGGCGGTGGCAAATGGCGGCTCCttccggcggcggcggcggcggagacCCCCCCAgagcggcgggcgggcggggcgggagggGCGGGAGCCGGGGAGCCGgtgagggatggagggaggggcggggcggggagggggagaggaggagaagtgGCCGCGGCTGCGCATCCCCGCCCTGCCCCGCACGAGCAGGTGTCCCCAGAGGCGGGGGCGAGTGTGCGAACCcgggggagggtggagggaggggagtggCCAAGGAAGGGGAGTGTGCACATGGGTAAGAGAATAGGTGTGTGAATGGGGGTGTTGAGGGGGGGAGCGGGTGAGGATGGAAGGTGAGTGGTCACAGACGCAGGTGCACCAGGGAGGGAGAGGCTTGTGCAAAATGGGAGTGTGCaaagaaagaaagctaagcaAGGGTCCGAGGTGAGTGAGCAAGACATTGGCTCAAGCAATAAACACTTTTACACAAAAGACTGAAAAGTGTGCACAGTGTGGGACTGTGGAAGAGATGAATGTGTAAGGGGTGGAATTGGATTGTATGAAAAACAGAAGTGTGTAATTGTGTGAGGGAGGTGAGTGAGCAAAGGAGCAGAGTGTTAAAGGGGTTGAGTGTCTTTCCTGGTATTCCCCTGACCCACCACCACTGCACTGAAGTGAACCatacctaacacacacacatacacacccgcgcatgcacacacatgcttaGCTCTTTGTTGTATGGGGGTTCTTGACCCTGAGAACCAGTTGTAACCTTCTCATCCCTTATTTCTGCCTTATGGTTAcatcctccttctcctctccttatCAATGCTGTGGGAAAAGGAATTCCAGGGAAGCTCACTGGGTCAAacacactgggaaaaaaaaaattaattagtaaaAAAAGTAATTAACAGGAAAAGGGAGGGTATGTAATCAGGGACAGACTGCCAAACTAAAGATCCTCAATAGAAAGTGATTAAGGAGAGTAATGGTGTTACAAATCATTCAAATattttggatggatggatgaatgaatcagAAAAAGGGTCTGGAACCCAAGCCAAGATGGAGGATgacttctatttaaaaaacagtGAGCTTATGTGGAGGGTGAGGCTAAAGTGGGACCTTGCTGGTGTAGGATGAAAGTTTAAAACACTCAGAGACACTTAGCCTTCCAGAGGTTTACAAACCCACCA encodes:
- the MARCHF9 gene encoding E3 ubiquitin-protein ligase MARCHF9; protein product: MLKSRLRMFLNELKLLVLTGGGRPRAEPQPRGGGGGGCGWAPFAGCSARDGDGDEEEYYGSEPRARGLAGDKEPRAGPPPPPAPPPPPPGALDALSLSSSLDSGLRTPQCRICFQGPEQGELLSPCRCDGSVRCTHQPCLIRWISERGSWSCELCYFKYQVLAISTKNPLQWQAISLTVIEKVQIAAIVLGSLFLVASISWLIWSSLSPSAKWQRQDLLFQICYGMYGFMDVVCIGLIVHEGSSVYRIFKRWQAVNQQWKVLNYDKTKDIGGDAGGGTAGKPGPRTSRTGPPTGATSRPPAAQRMRTLLPQRCGYTILHLLGQLRPPDARSSSNSGREVVMRVTTV